A genomic stretch from Thunnus maccoyii chromosome 19, fThuMac1.1, whole genome shotgun sequence includes:
- the LOC121885556 gene encoding spermatid perinuclear RNA-binding protein — protein sequence MRSFRSFSNDDRHVMAKHSTIYPSSHDLEAVQTLVSTVECALKHVSDWLDKSSGDVHTQVDSQPADSTEEDDPGDEPSDEADDSNDGYREPSSGGGLCGVMRIGLVAKGLLIKGDMDLELVLMCRDKPTQTLLDTVCHNLPIQIEKLTEEKYEVTSSLPEAAILVRTTTEPKLTLKITLTSPAMREDEEEEEEEEEEEEEGGVEGEEGEEEEEEEEEEEEEEVEDDEEEQERKNGRVLGAAAQRVEAEEEEGEVLDRHRCLLALAALRHAKWFQARVNGLKSCVIILRILRDMCNRHPIWEPLKGWPLELICEKAIATCNRPLGAGEALRRVMECLASGILLPGGPGLHDPCEKEPTNTLANMTDQQAEAITYSAQHALRLMAFGQIFKVLEMEPLPSNKPSQKYPWSDKEGLGLKRPYEDGAMDDKDLIKKMKRNLRKVLDSKAIDSNQPMNALMRLNQIRPGLQYRLLSQSGPVHAPVFTMSVDLDGTIYEASGSSKKTAKLHVAVKVLQAMGYPTGFDSDLDPMSSDEKSDGEGKSETSTHTSNNPTHSSDSSNTLEVRTQGPILTASGKNPVMELNEKRRGLKYELISESGGSHDKRFVMEVEVDGQKFRGAGPNKKVAKASAALAALEKLFSGPNAAANKKKKILPQTKGALAAAAAASAVAAQVARGRGRAALARGAFVSAAAPGYVTPGFGTPYGYSPAAAAAPAYGGLFIDNPFYQPRTIAPFIIHLGPQDLFSDF from the exons AGGTCCTTCCGCTCCTTTAGTAACGATGACCGCCACGTCATGGCAAAACACTCCACCATCTACCCCTCCTCTCACGACCTGGAAGCCGTTCAGACACTGGTGTCCACTGTCGAGTGCGCTCTCAAACacgtctctgattggctggataAAAGCAGTGGCGACGTCCACACCCAGGTCGACAGCCAACCAGCAGACAGCACAGAGGAGGATGACCCCGGAGATGAGCCCAGCGATGAAGCTGATGACTCCAATGACGGCTACAG GGAGCCCAGCAGTGGTGGAGGGCTGTGTGGAGTGATGAGAATCGGCCTGGTGGCCAAAGGCCTCCTGATCAAAGGCGACATGGACCTGGAGCTGGTGTTGATGTGTAGAGACAAACCAACACAGACACTGCTGGACACTGTCTGTCACAATTTACCCATACAGATAGAG AAGCTGACAGAAGAGAAATATGAGGTCACAAGCTCCTTGCCCGAGGCGGCCATCTTGGTACGAACTACAACAGAGCCCAAACTCACACTGAAGATTACCCTCACCTCACCGGCCATGAGGGAAgacgaggaagaagaggaggaggaagaggaggaggaggaggaggggggggtcgaaggggaggaaggagaggaggaggaggaggaggaggaggaggaagaggaggaggaggtggaggatgacgaggaggagcaggagaggaagaatGGGCGAG TGTTGGGTGCTGCTGCGCAGAGAgtggaggctgaggaggaggagggggaggtgcTGGATAGACACAGATGTCTGTTGGCCCTGGCAGCGCTGCGACACGCCAAGTGGTTCCAG GCTCGAGTGAACGGGCTCAAGTCCTGCGTTATCATTCTCAGGATACTTAGAGACATGTGCAATAGACATCCCATCTGGGAGCCTCTTAAGGGATGG CCCTTAGAGCTTATCTGTGAGAAGGCCATTGCCACCTGCAACAGACCTCTTGGGGCAGGAGAAGCCCTGCGTCGAGTCATGGAGTGTCTAGCCTCAGGCATACTGCTACCAG GTGGTCCAGGTTTACACGACCCATGTGAGAAAGAGCCAACAAACACACTAGCCAACATGACCGACCAGCAGGCTGAGGCCATTACCTACAGtgcacag CATGCACTCAGACTCATGGCATTCGGCCAGATCTTCAAAGTGTTGGAGATGGAGCCTCTTCCCTCAAATAAACCGTCGCAGAAATATCCTTGGTCTGATAAAGAAG GCTTAGGTCTGAAGAGGCCATATGAGGATGGAGCAATGGATGACAAGGACCTCAtcaagaagatgaagaggaatcTGAGAAAAG TCCTGGACAGCAAAGCCATAGACTCCAACCAGCCAATGAACGCCCTGATGCGGTTGAACCAGATCCGGCCGGGGCTGCAGTACCGCCTGCTGTCCCAGTCAGGCCCAGTTCATGCTCCGGTCTTCACCATGTCTGTGGACTTGGATGGAACCATTTACGAAGCATCTGGATCCTCCAAGAAGACCGCCAAGCTCCATGTTGCCGTCAAG GTTCTCCAGGCGATGGGCTACCCGACAGGTTTCGACTCAGACCTGGACCCCATGAGTTCAGATGAGAAGTCGGATGGCGAGGGGAAGAGTGAGACGTCCACGCACACTAGCAATAATCCAACACACTCCTCGGACAGCTCCAACACACTGGAG GTGCGAACTCAGGGTCCCATACTGACGGCAAGTGGTAAGAATCCCGTCATGGAGCTGAACGAGAAGAGACGAGGCCTCAAGTACGAGCTCATCTCTGAAAGTGGAGGCAGCCACGACAAACGCTTTGTTATGGAG gTGGAGGTCGATGGGCAGAAGTTTCGTGGAGCAGGCCCCAACAAAAAGGTAGCAAAGGCCAGCGCTGCTCTAGCAGCTCTGGAAAAACTCTTCTCTGGTCCCAACGCAGctgcaaacaagaaaaagaagatattGCCTCAG ACTAAAGGAGCTTTGGCCgcggcagcagcagcctcagcagTAGCAGCTCAGGTagccagaggaagaggaagagcagcCCTCGCAAGAGGAGCCTTCGTCAGCGCAGCCGCACCTGGATACGTTACACCAG GCTTCGGGACACCGTATGGCTACAgccctgctgcagcagctgctcctgCATACG